A section of the Epinephelus moara isolate mb chromosome 3, YSFRI_EMoa_1.0, whole genome shotgun sequence genome encodes:
- the ilk gene encoding integrin-linked protein kinase, which yields MDDIFTQCREGNSVAVRLWLDNTENDLNLGDDHGFSPLHWACREGRSGVVDMLIMRGARINVMNRGDDTPLHLASSHGHRDIVAKLIQCKADPNTVNEHGNTPLHYACFWGQDEVAEDLVTSGAQVCICNRYGQTPLDKAKPHLRQLLQEKAEKMGQSMTKVPYKETFWKGTMRTRPRNGTLNKQAGIDYKQLSLLAKINENQSGELWQGRWQGDEIVVKVLQVRDWTTRKSRDFNEEHPKLRIFSHPNILPVLGACQSPPSPHPIIITHYMPYGSLFNILHQGTTLVVDQSQAVKFALDIASGMAFLHTLEPMVSRLYLNSKHVMIDEDMTARISMADAKFSFQCPGRMYSPAWMAPEALQKRPEDINRRSADMWSFAVLLWELVTREVPFADLSHMEIGMKVALEGLRPTIPPGISPHICKLMRLCMNEDPAKRPKFDMIVPILEKMQDK from the exons ATGGATGACATCTTCACACAGTGTCGAGAAGGGAACTCTGTAGCTGTCCGCCTGTGGCTGGACAACACAGAGAATGACCTCAACTTGGG TGACGACCACGGCTTCAGCCCCCTCCACTGGGCTTGCAGGGAAGGAAGGAGCGGGGTTGTCGACATGCTCATCATGAGAGGTGCTCGTATTAACGTGATGAACCGTGGAGATGATACCCCATTGCATCTTGCCTCCAGTCACGGGCATAGAGACATTGTGGCAAAG CTGATTCAGTGCAAAGCCGACCCCAATACAGTCAACGAGCATGGAAACACACCACTCCACTACGCCTGCTTCTGGGGCCAAGATGAAGTAGCAGAG GACTTGGTGACCAGTGGTGCCCAGGTGTGTATATGTAACAGGTATGGACAGACGCCTCTGGACAAGGCTAAGCCTCATCTAAGACAACTGCTTCAAG AAAAGGCAGAGAAAATGGGCCAGAGTATGACCAAAGTCCCCTATAAGGAAACTTTCTGGAAGGGCACCATGCGAACACGACCTC GTAATGGTACCCTCAACAAGCAGGCTGGTATTGATTATAAGCAGCTTTCGCTCCTGGCAAAGATCAATGAAAACCAGTCCGGAGAG TTATGGCAGGGTCGATGGCAAGGGGATGAGATTGTAGTAAAGGTGCTGCAGGTTAGAGACTGGACCACCAGGAAGAGCAGGGACTTCAACGAAGAGCATCCAAAACTCAG GATCTTTTCTCATCCAAACATTCTGCCTGTTCTTGGGGCCTGTCAGTCACCTCCATCCCCTCACCCCATCATCATTACCCACTACATGCCATATGGATCCCTCTTCAACATTCTGCACCAGGGCACTA CTCTGGTGGTCGACCAAAGCCAAGCGGTGAAGTTTGCATTGGACATTGCCAGTGGGATGGCTTTCCTCCACACCTTAGAACCAATGGTGTCACGACTTTACCTCAACAGCAAGCATGTCATG ATTGATGAGGACATGACAGCCAGAATAAGCATGGCAGATGCTAAGTTCTCCTTCCAGTGTCCTGGTCGTATGTACTCTCCAGCATGGATGGCCCCTGAAG CCCTGCAGAAGAGGCCTGAGGACATCAACAGACGGTCTGCTGACATGTGGAGCTTCGCTGTGTTGCTGTGGGAGCTGGTCACCAGAGAGGTCCCGTTTGCTGACCTCTCACACATGGAGATAGGCATGAAG GTGGCTCTCGAAGGTCTTCGGCCAACCATTCCACCGGGGATTTCCCCTCATATCTGTAAGCTGATGAGGCTGTGCATGAACGAAGACCCAGCCAAGAGACCCAAGTTCGACATGATCGTTCCCATCCTGGAGAAGATGCAAGACAAGTGA
- the smpd1 gene encoding sphingomyelin phosphodiesterase: protein MRLPSLPGLITCTLVLMMFGSCRPAPTSEQPRMVFMEQFSLPGVGFNWRNVTCPLCKALFTIVDIALLSDVNEERVAHAVGEACIRLHLADEQVCREITELFRADFIRALQQSLLWPSEACALLVGPSCGKFDIYDPWNITLPKVPKPPVTPPSPPKPGSPQSRVLFLTDIHWDQEYVVGSAADCKAPLCCRKDSGSPSWRRREAGYWGTYSKCDLPRWTVENLLENAARDGPWDWVYWTGDIPAHNVWAQTRKQQLSELTTISRLIHKYLGANVTVYPAVGNHESTPVNSFPPPFVHGNRSSAWLYNTMAEEWAPWLPEQALQTLRYGGFYTVEIQPGLRVVSLNMNFCARENFWLMVNSTDPANQLQWLVHILQESEDKGEKVHIIGHIPPGLCLGSWSWNYYHIVNRYESTITGQFFGHTHMDEFQMFYDEETMTRPLGVAFIAPSVTTYVNLNPGFRVYYVDGNYQGSSRLVLDHETYILNLTEVNHSPGDPRGPEQNPKWTLLYRATEAYGLTSLFPSDYNGLIQTFIKDDRVFQKFWYLRHKGHVSEPCKETCKTTLLCFLQSGRYDELEQCDLLHSFGGNLARAARKTLC from the exons ATGAGGCTCCCCTCGCTGCCGGGGCTGATAACCTGCACCCTGGTGTTAATGATGTTTGGGTCCTGCCGTCCAGCACCGACCTCAGAGCAGCCCAGGATGGTGTTCATGGAGCAGTTTAGTCTTCCAGGGGTCGGGTTcaactggagaaatgtcacctGCCCCCTGTGCAAAGCACTCTTCACCATCGTTGATATCGCCCTTCTG AGTGACGTAAATGAAGAGCGAGTGGCACATGCAGTCGGTGAGGCGTGTATCCGTCTTCATCTGGCTGATGAGCAAGTGTGTCGAGAAATAACAGAGCTGTTCAGGGCCGACTTCATCCGGGCTCTGCAGCAGTCCTTACTGTGGCCCAGTGAAGCGTGCGCCCTGCTGGTGGGCCCTTCCTGCGGCAAATTTGACATCTACGACCCCTGGAACATCACCCTGCCAAAGGTCCCTAAGCCCCCTGTCACACCACCTTCTCCTCCCAAACCTGGTTCTCCACAAAGCAGGGTCCTGTTTCTAACGGACATCCACTGGGACCAG GAGTATGTAGTCGGCAGCGCAGCAGACTGCAAGGCCCCTCTGTGTTGTCGCAAAGACTCAGGCTCCCCCAGCTGGAGGCGGAGGGAGGCTGGGTACTGGGGAACCTACAGTAAGTGTGACCTGCCTCGGTGGACGGTGGAGAACCTCCTGGAGAATGCTGCCAGAGATGGACCCTGGGACTGGGTCTACTGGACTGGAGACATACCAGCACACAATGTTTGGGCTCAGaccaggaaacagcagctgtcTGAGCTTACGACTATCTCCAGGCTCATCCATAA ATACCTGGGAGCAAATGTGACAGTTTACCCTGCTGTGGGGAACCACGAGAGTACACCTGTGAACAGCTTCCCGCCACCCTTTGTTCATGGCAACAGGTCCAGCGCCTGGCTCTACAACACCATGGCAGAGGAATGGGCACCGTGGTTACCAGAGCAAGCTTTACAGACTTTGAG ATATGGAGGATTCTACACGGTGGAGATTCAGCCTGGTCTGAGGGTGGTCTCTCTCAACATGAACTTTTGTGCTCGAGAAAACTTTTGGCTGATGGTGAACTCTACAGATCCTGCTAACCAGCTGCAGTGGCTGGTCCATATTCTCCAGGAAAGTGAGGACAAGGGGGAGAAG GTACATATCATTGGTCACATTCCACCTGGCCTGTGTCTTGGCAGCTGGAGCTGGAACTACTATCACATTGTCAACAG ATATGAAAGTACAATTACCGGACAGTTTTTtggccacacacacatggatgagTTCCAAATGTTTTATGATGAGGAAACAATGACCCGCCCGTTGGGAGTGGCATTCATTGCTCCCAGTGTCACTACTTACGTTAATCTTAACCCAG GTTTCCGAGTCTACTATGTGGATGGGAATTACCAAGGCAGCTCTCGGCTGGTGCTTGACCATGAAACCTACATCCTGAACCTCACAGAGGTAAACCACAGTCCAGGAGATCCACGTGGCCCAGAGCAGAACCCCAAATGGACACTGCTGTACCGCGCCACAGAGGCTTATGGTCTGACCAGTCTGTTCCCCTCCGACTACAACGGGCTGATACAGACCTTTATAAAAGATGACCGGGTCTTCCAAAAGTTCTGGTACCTCAGACATAAAGGACATGTGTCAGAGCCCTGCAAAGAGACATGCAAAACTACACTGCTCTGCTTTCTGCAAAGCGGGCGGTATGATGAGCTGGAGCAGTGTGACCTACTCCACAGTTTTGGAGGGAACTTGGCCCGGGCTGCCAGAAAAACCCTCTGTTGA
- the tpte gene encoding putative tyrosine-protein phosphatase TPTE, which yields MSSVHFNPGSDSGVNGNIAKMEDASVEIDDGKDDSVVPDTMYHNIRKKIEPFVMSFGFRVFGVVLILVDFVLVIVDLSLPAKSRDVGDALEAVSLIISFFFLADVLLRVYVQGFRVYFSSKLNIVDACVVVITLVVTMIYTFTDLSGASLIPRVVSFFRFLRIIILVRVFRLAAQRKELEKVTRRMVSENKRRYQKDGFDLDLTYVTDRVIAMSFPSSGKQSFYRNPIREVARFLDTKHDGHYKVYNLCSEKGYDPQFFHYKVERVFIDDHNVPSLEDMLKYTANVRDWMSADPKNIIAIHCKGGKGRTGTMVCTWLIDSDQFESAQDSLEYFGERRTDKSRSSKFQGVETPSQSRYVGYYEVMKTKFNRQLPPPKSLRIKSVRIHSIAGVGKGDGSDLKVKIIVRKELVFQCVCAKQENCTVFPDVGNNAAVISLQNGPVVDGDVKVMFESSAGLPKGYEDVPFYFWFNTSFIEDNKLFLSREELDNPHKPKTWDLYKEDFGVTMFFSDP from the exons atgtcCTCTGTCCATTTCAATCCAGGGTCAGAttcaggtgtgaatgg AAACATAGCAAAGATGGAGGATGCTTCAGTGGAGATAGATGATGGAAAGGATGACAGTGTGGTACCAGACACTATGTATCA CAATATCCGGAAGAAGATTGAACCTTTTGTTATGTCTTTTGGATTTCG TGTATTTGGAGTGGTACTGATCCTTGTGGACTTTGTGCTGGTGATTGTGGACCTGTCCCTGCCAGCCAAGAGCAGAGATGTTGGAGATGCCTTAGAGGCTGTGTCCCTCatcatttcctttttctttctcgcTGACGTCCTCCTGCGAGTTTATGTGCAAGG GTTCAGAGTTTATTTCAGCTCCAAGCTGAACATCGTAGACGCCTGTGTTGTGGTAATCACGCTGGTGGTCACCATGATCTACACCTTCACTGACCTGTCAGGAGCCAGTCTCATCCCCAG GGTGGTGTCGTTTTTCCGTTTCCTGAGAATAATAATCCTGGTGCGGGTTTTCAGACTGGCAGCTCAGAGGAAAGAGCTGGAGAAGGTCACCAGGAGGATG GTTTCTGAGAACAAGCGGCGTTATCAGAAGGATGGTTTCGACCTTGACCTAACCTATGTCACAG ACCGTGTCATCGCCATGTCTTTCCCCTCCTCTGGGAAGCAGTCATTCTACAGGAATCCAATCAGG GAGGTGGCCAGGTTCTTAGACACTAAACATGACGGCCACTATAAAGTTTACAACCTGTGCA GTGAGAAAGGCTACGACCCCCAGTTCTTCCACTACAAGGTTGAGCGGGTGTTCATTGATGACCACAATGTCCCCTCCTTGGA GGACATGCTGAAATACACAGCAAATGTGAGGGACTGGATGTCTGCTGATCCCAAAAACATCATCGCTATTCACTGTAAAGGAGGGAAAG GACGCACAGGTACTATGGTGTGCACCTGGTTAATAGACAGTGACCAGTTTGAGAGCGCACAG GACAGTCTGGAGTATTTTGGTGAGAGGAGGACGGACAAGAGTCGGAGCTCCAAGTTTCAGGGAGTGGAGACTCCCTCTCAG AGCCGGTACGTGGGGTACTATGAGGTCATGAAGACCAAGTTCAACAGACAGCTGCCTCCACCTAAAAGCCTCAGGATCAAGAGCGTCCGCATCCACTCCATAGCAG GTGTGGGTAAAGGTGATGGCAGTGATCTCAAAGTGAAGATAATTGTGAGGAAAGAGctggtgtttcagtgtgtgtgtgccaaacAGGAGAACTGCACA gtaTTTCCTGATGTGGGCAACAACGCAGCAGTCATCAGCCTACAGAATGGGCCTGTGGTTGATGGGGACGTGAAGGTTATGTTTGAATCGAGTGCT GGTCTTCCAAAAGGATATGAGGATGTCCCGTTCTACTTCTGGTTCAATACCTCCTTCATAGAGGATAACAA GCTGTTTCTATCCAGGGAAGAGCTGGACAACCCACACAAACCGAAAACCTGGGACCTGTACAAGGAGGACTTTGGTGTCACTATGTTCTTCTCAGACCCATAA